The genomic region TTCATACACCAACCACCGAAGCCGTTACATCCTACTGTTTGttcatggccctttgaagcttagggacttgatgttgtgggacctcttactccaaaggcttcaaatggacacgagtatatcctcgctgccactgactacttctcaaaatgggcagaagcattcacactacaggaagtgaagaaagaaaatgttgtggacttcattcgaacccaaatcatctacagatatggtgtacctcaacgtatcacaactgacaatgggaaacaattcttcaaccatctgatgacaagtctgggagaaaaattcaagttcaaacaatacaagtcatCCATGTACAATGCTTCTGCAAATGGTTTGGCTGAAGCCTTCAACAAGACCCTTTGCAACTTGCTGAAGAAAGTAGTAGCAAAGTCAAAGCGAGACTGGCATGAAAGAATTGGTGAGGCGTTGTGGGCATATCGCACCacatacaaaacacctactcaAGCAACCCCGTATGCATTGGTGTATGGAGTGGAGGCCGTGTTGCCATTAGAGTTGCAGATCTCATCTTTGCGCATCGCTATTCAAGAAGGACTCACGGATGACGAAAATGATAAATTGCGATTAGCAGAGTTAGAAGCTCTCGATGAAAAGAGATTAGAGGCTCAACAAAAGCTCCAATGTTATCAAGCAAGGTTGTCACGCGCATTCAACAAAATGCTGCGCCCTC from Silene latifolia isolate original U9 population chromosome 3, ASM4854445v1, whole genome shotgun sequence harbors:
- the LOC141649235 gene encoding uncharacterized protein LOC141649235, which encodes MYNASANGLAEAFNKTLCNLLKKVVAKSKRDWHERIGEALWAYRTTYKTPTQATPYALVYGVEAVLPLELQISSLRIAIQEGLTDDENDKLRLAELEALDEKRLEAQQKLQCYQARLSRAFNKMLRPRSFQVGDLVLAVRRPIITSHKPVGKFTSKWDDPYVVQEVYTNGAYKIVDEDGVRVGPINGKFLKRYYS